The following proteins come from a genomic window of Montipora foliosa isolate CH-2021 chromosome 2, ASM3666993v2, whole genome shotgun sequence:
- the LOC137993428 gene encoding uncharacterized protein, whose translation MKKGKVNGQRARRQNAVPAKKSRATDDKESGAKNSMSASADTNDRQALYDSVLNSKDDESEHETTRSLSELVKEYESDDTVGDSLKSEQLAKLVNKMFRCKLSEKNLKDRLDRQERPANCEAAKPPKVNPGIWRRLREFTKKRDLQFYKIQQALIKGILPVARIADKLMTAKSADTEECQEMKKLGLEAMSLLTHASYEINMQRRLLLKPDIGREYSALCSSQLPFTDLLFGDDLQKHLKDIGDQNKIGAKITPVHKGTRPYAGKSHSGYNNYKQPKNWKGPSQRPWKHKGQGNRDNKTPRSSQ comes from the coding sequence atgaaaaaggGAAAGGTAAACGGCCAGCGAGCTCGGCGACAAAATGCCGTTCCCGCCAAAAAATCGAGAGCTACGGACGACAAAGAGAGCGGGGCGAAAAACTCCATGAGTGCCTCAGCCGACACAAATGATCGCCAAGCTCTTTACGACTCTGTCCTCAACAGCAAAGATGACGAGTCAGAGCACGAAACCACTCGTAGTCTCTCAGAGCTCGTGAAAGAGTACGAGTCCGACGATACTGTCGGAGATAGCCTCAAAAGTGAACAACTAGCTAAGCTAgtgaataaaatgtttcgctgcaAATTGAGCGAGAAAAATCTGAAAGATCGCCTTGATAGGCAAGAGAGGCCTGCAAACTGTGAGGCAGCTAAGCCTCCGAAGGTTAATCCAGGCATCTGGCGAAGGTTGAGAGAGTTCACCAAAAAAAGGGATCTACAATTTTACAAAATCCAGCAAGCTTTAATCAAAGGCATATTGCCAGTTGCTCGAATTGCTGATAAGCTCATGACGGCGAAATCAGCCGATACTGAAGAATGTCAGGAAATGAAAAAACTGGGCCTGGAGGCCATGTCCCTCCTCACCCATGCCTCTTACGAAATAAACATGCAGCGTCGACTGCTTTTAAAGCCTGACATTGGAAGAGAATATTCTGCCCTTTGCTCTTCCCAATTGCCATTTACAGACTTACTCTTTGGAGACGACCTCCAGAAACATTTGAAAGATAtcggtgaccaaaacaaaatcggTGCCAAAATTACACCAGTTCATAAAGGTACACGCCCTTATGCAGGGAAGTCTCATTCTGGCTACAACAATTACAAGCAGCCAAAAAACTGGAAAGGCCCCAGTCAACGACCTTGGAAACACAAAGGCCAGGGGAACCGGGACAACAAAACCCCTCGCTCAAGCCAGTAG
- the LOC137993432 gene encoding histone H2B, gonadal has protein sequence MAPKVAGKKGEKKAGKAKAATGDKKRRKTRKESYAIYIYKVLKQVHPDTGISSKAMGIMNSFVNDIFERIAGEASRLAHYNKKSTISSREIQTAIRLLLPGELAKHAVSEGTKAVTKYTSSK, from the coding sequence ATGGCACCAAAAGTTGCAGGAAAGAAAGGCGAGAAGAAAGCTGGTAAGGCTAAGGCCGCCACTGGTGACAAGAAAAGGCGAAAGACGAGAAAGGAAAGCTATGCAATCTACATCTACAAGGTGTTGAAACAAGTTCACCCTGACACTGGTATCTCCAGCAAAGCCATGGGCATCATGAACTCCTTCGTCAACGACATCTTCGAGCGCATCGCTGGCGAAGCTTCCCGCCTGGCTCACTACAACAAGAAGTCAACTATCAGCTCTCGCGAGATCCAGACCGCCATCAGGCTGCTTTTGCCCGGTGAACTTGCGAAACACGCTGTTAGTGAAGGAACCAAAGCTGTCACCAAGTACACAAGCAGCAAGTAA